In one Roseburia intestinalis L1-82 genomic region, the following are encoded:
- the fusA gene encoding elongation factor G yields the protein MAGREYPLERTRNIGIMAHIDAGKTTLTERILYYTGVNYKIGDTHEGTATMDWMEQEQERGITITSAATTCHWTLEEFTKPKAGALEHRINIIDTPGHVDFTVEVERSLRVLDGAVGVFCAKGGVEPQSENVWRQADTYNVPRMAFINKMDILGANFYGAVDQIRTRLGKNAIVLQLPIGKEDDFKGVIDLFEMKAYIYNDDKGDNITVTDDLGDMKDDAELYRSELIEKICELDDDLMMMYLEGEEPSVEEMKKVLRKATCECTAVPVCCGSAYRNKGVQKLLDAIIEYMPAPTDIPSIKGVDLDGNEVERHSSDDEPFSALAFKIMADPFVGKLAFFRVYSGSMAAGSYVLNATKDKKERVGRILQMHANKRQELDRVYSGDIAAAVGFKFTTTGDTICDEQHPVILESMEFPEPVIELAIEPKTKAGQGKMGEALAKLAEEDPTFRAHTDQETGQTIIAGMGELHLEIIVDRLLREFKVEANVGAPQVAYKETFTKPVDVEYKYAKQSGGRGQYGHCKVKFEPMDPNGEETFKFESSVVGGAIPKEYIPAVGEGIEEAAQAGILGGFPVLGVHANVYDGSYHEVDSSEMAFHIAGSMAFKEAMQKASPVLLEPIMKVEVTMPEEYMGDVIGDINSRRGRIEGMDDIGGGKLVKAYVPLAEMFGYSTDLRSKTQGRGNYSMFFEKYEPVPKNVQEKVLADKSK from the coding sequence TTGGCTGGAAGAGAATATCCATTAGAGAGAACCAGAAACATTGGTATTATGGCTCACATTGATGCTGGTAAAACAACATTAACAGAGCGTATTCTTTACTATACCGGTGTTAACTATAAGATTGGTGATACTCATGAAGGTACTGCTACCATGGACTGGATGGAGCAGGAGCAGGAAAGAGGTATCACGATTACATCAGCCGCTACAACATGTCACTGGACATTGGAAGAGTTCACAAAACCAAAGGCAGGTGCTTTAGAGCATCGTATCAATATCATTGATACCCCTGGTCACGTTGACTTTACAGTAGAGGTAGAGCGTTCACTCCGTGTACTTGACGGCGCTGTCGGCGTCTTCTGTGCAAAGGGTGGTGTTGAGCCTCAGTCCGAGAACGTATGGCGTCAGGCTGATACCTACAATGTACCGCGTATGGCATTCATCAATAAGATGGATATCTTAGGTGCAAACTTCTACGGTGCTGTTGATCAGATCCGTACAAGATTAGGAAAAAATGCAATCGTTCTTCAGTTACCGATTGGTAAAGAGGATGATTTCAAAGGTGTCATTGATTTATTCGAGATGAAAGCATACATCTACAACGACGATAAGGGTGATAATATCACTGTTACCGATGATTTAGGTGATATGAAAGATGATGCAGAGCTTTACCGTTCTGAGTTAATCGAGAAAATCTGCGAGTTAGATGATGACTTAATGATGATGTACCTTGAGGGTGAAGAACCATCCGTAGAGGAAATGAAAAAAGTATTGAGAAAAGCTACCTGTGAATGTACAGCTGTACCTGTTTGCTGTGGTTCTGCTTACAGAAACAAGGGTGTACAGAAGCTTCTTGATGCAATTATCGAGTACATGCCGGCTCCAACAGACATCCCTTCAATCAAGGGTGTAGATCTGGATGGAAACGAAGTAGAGAGACATTCATCTGATGATGAGCCGTTCTCAGCTTTAGCATTCAAGATCATGGCTGATCCATTCGTAGGTAAACTTGCATTCTTCCGTGTATACTCCGGTAGCATGGCAGCAGGTTCTTACGTTCTCAATGCAACAAAAGATAAAAAAGAGCGTGTTGGACGTATCCTTCAGATGCATGCGAATAAGAGACAGGAGCTCGACAGAGTTTACTCTGGTGATATCGCAGCAGCAGTTGGATTTAAGTTCACCACAACAGGTGATACCATCTGTGATGAGCAGCATCCTGTAATCTTAGAGTCTATGGAATTCCCAGAGCCGGTTATCGAGCTTGCTATTGAGCCGAAAACAAAGGCTGGACAGGGTAAGATGGGTGAGGCTCTTGCAAAACTTGCAGAAGAGGATCCTACATTCCGTGCGCATACTGATCAGGAAACAGGTCAGACAATCATCGCTGGTATGGGTGAGCTTCATCTGGAGATCATCGTTGACCGTCTCCTTCGTGAATTTAAGGTAGAGGCAAACGTTGGTGCACCTCAGGTTGCTTACAAAGAGACATTTACAAAACCTGTAGATGTTGAGTACAAATATGCAAAACAGTCTGGTGGACGTGGACAGTACGGACACTGTAAAGTTAAATTCGAGCCGATGGATCCGAACGGCGAAGAGACATTCAAGTTCGAGTCTAGCGTAGTTGGTGGTGCTATTCCGAAGGAATACATCCCGGCAGTAGGTGAAGGTATCGAAGAAGCAGCTCAGGCTGGTATTCTTGGAGGATTCCCGGTACTTGGTGTACATGCTAACGTATACGACGGATCTTACCATGAAGTCGATTCATCCGAGATGGCATTCCACATTGCCGGATCTATGGCTTTCAAGGAAGCTATGCAGAAGGCAAGTCCGGTATTACTTGAGCCGATCATGAAGGTTGAAGTAACTATGCCAGAGGAATACATGGGTGATGTTATCGGTGATATCAACTCCCGTCGTGGACGTATCGAGGGAATGGATGATATCGGTGGCGGTAAGCTTGTAAAAGCTTATGTTCCGCTTGCTGAGATGTTCGGATATTCTACAGACTTACGTTCTAAGACACAGGGACGTGGTAACTACTCTATGTTCTTCGAGAAATATGAGCCAGTACCAAAGAATGTACAGGAAAAGGTATTAGCAGACAAATCTAAATAA
- the rpsG gene encoding 30S ribosomal protein S7: protein MPRKGHTQKRDVLADPLYNNKVVTKLINNIMLDGKKGVAQKIVYGAFTRVEEKTEKPALEVFEAAMNNVMPVLEVKARRIGGATYQVPIEVRPDRRQALALRWLTTYSRNRGEKTMEERLANEIMDAANNTGASVKKKEDMHKMAEANKAFAHYRF, encoded by the coding sequence GTGCCACGTAAAGGACATACTCAGAAAAGAGACGTATTAGCAGATCCGTTATACAACAACAAAGTGGTTACCAAACTTATCAACAACATCATGTTAGATGGTAAGAAAGGTGTTGCTCAGAAAATTGTATACGGAGCTTTCACAAGAGTTGAGGAGAAAACAGAGAAACCAGCTCTTGAGGTATTTGAAGCAGCAATGAATAACGTTATGCCTGTTCTTGAAGTAAAGGCAAGACGTATCGGTGGTGCAACATATCAGGTACCGATCGAAGTAAGACCGGATCGTCGTCAGGCGTTAGCACTTCGCTGGCTGACCACTTACTCTCGTAACAGAGGAGAGAAGACGATGGAAGAAAGACTTGCGAACGAGATTATGGATGCAGCAAACAATACTGGTGCATCTGTTAAGAAAAAAGAAGATATGCACAAAATGGCAGAGGCAAACAAGGCTTTCGCGCACTACAGATTCTAA
- the rpsL gene encoding 30S ribosomal protein S12 has protein sequence MPTFNQLVRKGRQTSVKKSTAPALQKGYNSLQKRPTNTSSPQKRGVCTAVKTATPKKPNSALRKIARVRLSNGIEVTSYIPGEGHNLQEHSVVLIRGGRVKDLPGTRYHIIRGTLDTAGVANRKQARSKYGAKRPKASK, from the coding sequence ATGCCAACATTTAACCAGTTAGTAAGAAAAGGACGTCAGACATCTGTTAAGAAGTCTACTGCACCTGCACTTCAGAAGGGTTACAACTCCCTGCAGAAGAGACCTACAAATACTTCTTCTCCGCAGAAGAGAGGTGTATGTACCGCTGTTAAGACAGCAACTCCTAAAAAACCTAACTCAGCTCTTAGAAAGATCGCCAGAGTTCGTCTTTCCAACGGAATCGAGGTAACAAGCTACATCCCAGGTGAGGGACACAACTTACAGGAGCACAGCGTTGTTCTGATCCGTGGTGGTCGTGTTAAGGACTTACCAGGTACAAGATATCACATCATCCGTGGTACACTTGATACGGCAGGAGTCGCTAACAGAAAGCAGGCTCGTTCCAAATACGGCGCTAAGAGACCAAAGGCTTCTAAGTAA
- the rpoC gene encoding DNA-directed RNA polymerase subunit beta', whose amino-acid sequence MPETMSKETTGQSISFDAIKIGLASPEKIREWSRGEVKKPETINYRTLKPEKDGLFCEKIFGPSKDWECHCGKYKKIRYKGVVCDRCGVEITKASVRRERMGHIELAAPVSHIWYFKGIPSRMGLILDLSPRTLEKVLYFASYIVLDAGNTALQYKQVLSESEYQEAREQYGSSFRVGMGAEAIQELLQAIDLEKDSAELKAELEDATGQKRARIIKRLEVVEAFRESGNKPEWMIMTVIPVIPPDLRPMVQLDGGRFATSDLNDLYRRIINRNNRLRRLLELGAPDIIVRNEKRMLQEAVDALIDNGRRGRPVTGPGNRALKSLSDMLKGKSGRFRQNLLGKRVDYSGRSVICVEPKLKIYQCGLPKEMAIELFKPFVMKELVANGTAHNIKSAKKMVERLQTEVWDVLEDVIKEHPVMLNRAPTLHRLGIQAFEPILVEGKAIKLHPLVCTAFNADFDGDQMAVHLPLSVEAQAECRFMLLSPNNLLKPSDGGLVAVPSQDMVLGIYYLTQERPGAKGEGKFFKSVNEAILAYENGVVTLHSRITVRMTKTMPDGTTLTGNVESTLGRFIFNEIIPQDLGFVDRSIPGNELKLEVDFLVAKKQNKQILEKVINIHGATKTAEVLDAVKAMGYKYSTRAAMTVSISDMTVPPQKPQMIKDAQDTVDRIMKQYKRGLITEEERYKEVVETWKETDEELTHALLSGLDKYNNIFMMADSGARGSDKQIKQLAGMRGLMADTTGRTIELPIKSNFREGLDVLEYFMSAHGARKGLSDTALRTADSGYLTRRLVDVSQHMIVRESDCCEGTGREIPGMWVTAFMDGKEEIESLQERITGRFSCNTICDKDGNVIVKANHMITPKRAAAVMSQGVDENGEPLKKVKIRTVLSCRSHMGVCAKCYGANMATGQAVQVGEAIGIIAAQSIGEPGTQLTMRTFHTGGVAGNDITQGLPRVEEIFEARKPKGLAIITEFGGVATIKDTKKKREIIVTNNETGESKAYLIPYGSRIKVMDGAVLEAGDELTEGSVNPHDILKIKGVRAVQDYMLREVQRVYRLQGVEINDKHIEVIVRQMLQKVRVETNGDSEMLPGVLVDALDFEDTNEKLVEEGKEPAEGKQVLLGITKASLATNSFLSAASFQETTKVLTEAAIKGKVDPLIGMKENVIIGKLIPAGTGMKRYRNIKLDSDINEDDELMFDDFDDFDDYEEEIPRDEENEIEEAPVEEE is encoded by the coding sequence ATGCCAGAAACAATGAGTAAAGAAACCACAGGTCAGTCTATCTCATTTGATGCCATTAAAATTGGATTGGCGTCTCCGGAAAAGATCCGGGAATGGTCCAGAGGCGAGGTAAAGAAACCGGAGACCATTAACTATAGAACTTTAAAACCGGAAAAAGATGGTCTGTTCTGTGAAAAGATATTTGGACCGAGCAAAGACTGGGAATGTCATTGTGGTAAATATAAGAAAATCCGTTACAAAGGCGTTGTCTGCGACCGATGCGGCGTTGAGATTACAAAAGCAAGCGTTCGTAGAGAGCGTATGGGACACATTGAGCTTGCTGCTCCGGTATCCCATATCTGGTACTTTAAGGGTATTCCGTCACGTATGGGATTAATCCTTGACTTATCCCCAAGAACTCTTGAAAAAGTTCTTTACTTTGCTTCTTATATCGTACTGGATGCGGGCAACACCGCATTGCAGTACAAACAGGTACTTTCCGAGAGCGAATACCAGGAAGCAAGAGAGCAGTACGGCAGTTCTTTCCGTGTTGGAATGGGTGCTGAGGCTATTCAGGAATTATTACAGGCAATCGATCTGGAGAAAGATTCCGCAGAATTAAAGGCAGAGCTTGAGGATGCAACCGGCCAGAAACGTGCAAGAATCATCAAGAGACTGGAAGTTGTAGAGGCTTTCCGTGAGTCCGGCAACAAACCGGAGTGGATGATCATGACAGTGATCCCGGTTATCCCGCCAGATTTACGTCCTATGGTTCAGCTGGATGGTGGACGTTTTGCAACATCCGATCTGAATGATTTATACAGACGTATCATCAACCGTAACAATCGTTTAAGAAGACTCTTAGAGTTAGGAGCACCGGATATTATCGTCCGCAACGAGAAACGTATGCTTCAGGAAGCTGTTGATGCCCTGATCGATAATGGTCGTCGTGGCCGTCCTGTTACAGGTCCTGGTAACCGTGCATTAAAATCTCTCTCAGATATGTTAAAAGGTAAATCCGGACGTTTCCGTCAGAACTTACTTGGAAAACGTGTTGACTACTCCGGACGTTCCGTTATCTGTGTAGAGCCGAAGTTAAAGATTTATCAGTGCGGTCTGCCAAAAGAGATGGCAATTGAGCTGTTCAAACCGTTCGTAATGAAAGAGCTTGTTGCAAACGGAACTGCACACAATATCAAGAGTGCGAAAAAGATGGTTGAGAGACTCCAGACAGAGGTTTGGGATGTTCTCGAAGACGTTATCAAAGAGCATCCGGTTATGTTAAACCGTGCTCCTACACTGCATCGTCTTGGTATTCAGGCATTCGAGCCGATCCTCGTAGAAGGTAAGGCAATTAAGTTACATCCATTGGTATGTACCGCGTTCAACGCCGACTTCGATGGTGACCAGATGGCTGTGCATCTTCCACTTTCTGTAGAAGCACAGGCAGAGTGCCGTTTTATGTTACTTTCACCGAATAACCTGTTAAAACCGTCTGATGGTGGTCTTGTTGCCGTTCCTTCACAGGATATGGTACTTGGTATCTACTATCTGACACAGGAGAGACCGGGAGCAAAAGGAGAAGGTAAATTCTTCAAGAGTGTAAACGAAGCAATTCTTGCATACGAGAATGGTGTAGTAACACTTCACTCAAGAATCACCGTCCGCATGACAAAGACCATGCCGGATGGAACAACACTTACCGGAAATGTAGAATCTACACTGGGACGCTTCATTTTTAATGAGATCATTCCACAGGATCTTGGATTTGTAGACAGAAGCATTCCGGGCAATGAATTAAAACTGGAAGTAGATTTCCTCGTTGCAAAGAAACAGAATAAACAGATTCTGGAAAAAGTAATCAATATCCATGGTGCAACAAAGACAGCAGAAGTTCTTGATGCCGTAAAAGCTATGGGTTACAAATATTCCACAAGAGCAGCTATGACCGTATCCATTTCCGATATGACCGTACCGCCTCAGAAACCGCAGATGATCAAAGATGCACAGGATACTGTTGACCGTATCATGAAACAGTATAAACGTGGTCTTATCACTGAGGAAGAGCGTTACAAAGAGGTTGTTGAAACCTGGAAAGAGACCGATGAGGAACTGACACATGCACTTCTTTCCGGACTTGATAAATACAACAACATCTTCATGATGGCTGACTCCGGAGCCCGTGGTTCCGATAAACAGATCAAACAGCTTGCCGGTATGCGTGGACTTATGGCAGATACAACCGGTCGTACGATCGAGCTGCCGATCAAGTCAAACTTCCGTGAAGGTCTTGACGTACTCGAATACTTCATGTCCGCACATGGTGCCCGTAAAGGTCTTTCCGATACCGCACTTCGTACGGCTGACTCCGGTTACCTGACCAGACGTCTTGTTGATGTTTCACAGCACATGATCGTTCGTGAGTCTGACTGCTGTGAGGGTACAGGCAGAGAGATTCCGGGAATGTGGGTAACTGCATTCATGGATGGAAAAGAAGAGATCGAGAGTCTTCAGGAGCGTATCACAGGACGTTTCTCCTGCAATACGATCTGTGACAAAGATGGAAATGTCATTGTAAAAGCAAACCATATGATCACACCGAAGCGTGCAGCTGCAGTTATGAGCCAGGGTGTTGATGAGAATGGCGAGCCGCTTAAGAAAGTTAAGATCCGTACCGTATTATCCTGCCGCTCCCATATGGGTGTCTGTGCAAAATGTTACGGTGCAAACATGGCTACCGGCCAGGCTGTACAGGTTGGTGAGGCAATCGGTATTATCGCAGCACAGTCTATCGGTGAGCCTGGTACACAGCTTACCATGCGTACGTTCCATACCGGTGGTGTTGCCGGAAACGATATTACACAGGGTCTTCCTCGTGTCGAGGAGATTTTTGAGGCAAGAAAGCCTAAGGGTCTTGCTATCATCACAGAGTTTGGCGGCGTAGCAACGATTAAGGATACCAAGAAGAAACGTGAGATCATCGTTACCAATAATGAGACCGGAGAATCAAAGGCATATCTGATCCCTTATGGTTCCAGAATTAAGGTTATGGATGGCGCAGTACTTGAAGCCGGTGATGAGCTGACAGAAGGTTCTGTAAATCCACACGATATCTTAAAGATCAAAGGTGTCCGTGCAGTTCAGGATTACATGCTCCGCGAGGTACAGCGTGTATACCGTCTGCAGGGTGTAGAAATCAACGATAAGCATATCGAGGTTATTGTGCGTCAGATGTTACAGAAAGTACGCGTTGAGACAAACGGTGATTCAGAGATGCTTCCGGGTGTATTGGTAGATGCACTTGATTTCGAAGATACCAATGAGAAACTGGTAGAAGAAGGAAAAGAGCCGGCAGAGGGCAAACAGGTATTACTTGGTATTACCAAGGCTTCCCTTGCAACGAACTCCTTCTTATCAGCAGCATCCTTCCAGGAGACAACAAAAGTTCTTACGGAAGCTGCAATCAAAGGTAAAGTCGATCCATTGATCGGTATGAAAGAGAATGTTATCATCGGTAAACTGATTCCTGCAGGAACAGGTATGAAGAGATACCGCAACATTAAACTGGATTCTGATATCAATGAGGATGACGAGCTGATGTTTGATGATTTTGATGACTTCGACGATTATGAGGAAGAGATTCCGAGGGACGAAGAAAATGAAATCGAAGAAGCTCCGGTAGAGGAAGAATAA
- the rpoB gene encoding DNA-directed RNA polymerase subunit beta, with the protein MEKNRIRPVKAGKGMRMSYSRQKEVLEMPNLIEVQKDSYQWFLKEGLKEVFDDISPIADYSGHLSLEFVDFTLCESDVKYTIPECKERDATYAAPLKVKVRLHNKETDEINEHEIFMGDLPLMTETGTFVINGAERVIVSQLVRSPGIYYGIAHDKVGKKLYSCTVIPNRGAWLEYETDSNDVFYVRVDRTRKVPITVLIRALGIGTNQEIVDLFGEEPKILASFGKDVATNYEEGLLELYKKIRPGEPLTVESAESLISAMFFDPRRYDLAKVGRYKFNKKLMLKNRINGHVLAEDVVNLATGEIIAEAGTEVTRSLADDIQNAAVPYVWIQTETRNVKVLSSMMVDLRAYVDCNPKDLGITELVYYPVLAQLMEEHTDIDDLKEAIKKNVHDLIPKHITKDDIFASINYNMHLEYGIGNDDDIDHLGNRRIRAVGELLQNQYRIGLSRLERVVRERMTTLDLDGISPQSLINIKPVTAAVKEFFGSSQLSQFMDQNNPLGELTHKRRLSALGPGGLSRDRAGFEVRDVHYSHYGRMCPIETPEGPNIGLINSLASYARINEYGFVEAPYRKIDKSDPKNPRVTDEVVYMTADEEDNYHVAQANEALDAEGHFVRNSVSGRYREETQEYEKTMFDYMDVSPKMVFSVATALIPFLQNDDANRALMGSNMQRQAVPLLTTDAPVVGTGMETKAAVDSGVCVIAKKSGIVESSESNQIIIKSDEGTRDVYKLTKFSRSNQSNCYNQRPIVFKGDRVEAGEVIADGPSTSNGELALGKNPLIGFMTWEGYNYEDAVLLSERLVQDDVYTSIHIEEYEAEARDTKLGPEEITRDVPGVGDDALKDLDERGIIRIGAEVRAGDILVGKVTPKGETELTAEERLLRAIFGEKAREVRDTSLKVPHGEYGIVVDAKVFTRENGDELSPGVNQAVRIYIAQKRKISVGDKMAGRHGNKGVVSRVLPVEDMPFLPNGRPLDIVLNPLGVPSRMNIGQVLEIHLSLAAKALGFNIETPVFDGAKEIDIQDTLELANDYVNMPFDAAEAEKEGKTENFEEKYKDILREDVMKYLSDNRAHRALWKGVPISRDGKVQLRDGRTGEPFDSPVTIGHMHYLKLHHLVDDKIHARSTGPYSLVTQQPLGGKAQFGGQRFGEMEVWALEAYGASYTLQEILTVKSDDVVGRVKTYEAIIKGDNIPEPGIPESFKVLLKELQSLGLDVKVLDEDRNEVELMETSEYGNTDLNSIISGDKDFAFEDSDSFAKMGFSQKEFNAENEELVDVDEEPEEDEDDSDFFDDAEENTLDEE; encoded by the coding sequence ATGGAGAAAAACAGAATACGACCAGTCAAAGCCGGTAAAGGCATGCGTATGAGTTACTCAAGACAGAAAGAGGTATTGGAAATGCCGAATCTGATAGAGGTCCAGAAAGACTCCTATCAGTGGTTTTTAAAAGAAGGCTTAAAAGAAGTTTTCGACGATATCTCCCCGATCGCAGATTACAGCGGTCACTTGAGTCTGGAATTTGTTGATTTTACATTATGTGAATCAGATGTAAAATATACAATTCCGGAGTGCAAAGAGAGAGATGCAACTTACGCAGCACCTTTAAAGGTAAAGGTAAGACTTCACAACAAAGAAACAGATGAGATTAATGAACATGAGATTTTCATGGGTGATCTTCCTTTGATGACCGAGACAGGTACTTTCGTGATCAACGGAGCCGAGCGTGTTATTGTCAGCCAGTTGGTACGTTCTCCGGGTATCTATTACGGCATTGCTCACGATAAAGTGGGTAAAAAGCTGTATTCCTGTACCGTGATTCCAAACCGTGGTGCATGGTTAGAGTATGAGACAGACTCCAATGACGTATTCTATGTTCGAGTTGATAGAACGAGAAAAGTGCCGATTACAGTATTGATCCGTGCACTTGGTATCGGTACCAATCAGGAAATCGTCGATCTGTTCGGCGAGGAACCGAAGATCCTTGCAAGTTTTGGAAAAGACGTTGCAACGAATTATGAAGAAGGTCTTCTTGAGTTATATAAGAAAATCAGACCAGGCGAGCCGCTTACTGTTGAAAGTGCGGAGAGCCTTATTTCTGCTATGTTCTTTGATCCGAGAAGATATGACCTTGCAAAAGTAGGCCGTTACAAATTTAATAAGAAACTTATGTTAAAGAACCGTATCAACGGACATGTTCTCGCAGAGGATGTTGTAAATCTTGCAACAGGTGAGATCATTGCAGAAGCAGGTACGGAGGTAACAAGAAGTCTTGCGGATGATATCCAGAATGCAGCCGTTCCATATGTATGGATCCAGACAGAGACAAGAAATGTCAAAGTCCTTTCATCTATGATGGTTGATTTAAGAGCATATGTAGACTGCAATCCAAAAGATCTTGGTATTACTGAGTTAGTATATTATCCGGTACTTGCCCAGTTAATGGAAGAGCATACCGATATTGATGACTTAAAAGAAGCTATCAAAAAGAATGTGCATGACCTGATTCCGAAACATATTACTAAAGATGATATTTTTGCATCCATCAACTACAATATGCACTTAGAGTATGGCATTGGTAATGATGATGATATCGATCATCTTGGAAACAGACGTATCCGTGCAGTTGGTGAGTTATTACAGAACCAGTATCGTATCGGTCTTTCAAGATTAGAGAGAGTGGTACGTGAGAGAATGACTACTTTAGATTTAGATGGTATTTCTCCACAGAGTCTGATTAACATCAAACCGGTAACGGCAGCGGTAAAAGAGTTCTTCGGATCTTCCCAGCTGTCACAGTTCATGGATCAGAACAACCCGTTAGGTGAGCTGACACATAAGAGACGTCTCTCCGCATTAGGACCGGGTGGTCTTTCCAGAGACCGTGCCGGATTCGAGGTACGAGATGTTCACTATTCCCACTACGGAAGAATGTGCCCGATCGAGACACCTGAGGGACCAAACATCGGTCTTATCAACTCACTGGCAAGTTATGCAAGAATCAACGAGTATGGTTTCGTAGAGGCACCGTACCGTAAAATTGATAAATCAGATCCTAAGAATCCGCGTGTCACAGATGAAGTAGTTTATATGACAGCAGATGAAGAGGATAACTATCACGTAGCGCAGGCGAATGAGGCTCTGGATGCAGAAGGACATTTTGTACGTAATTCCGTATCCGGTCGTTACAGAGAGGAGACACAGGAGTATGAGAAGACCATGTTTGATTACATGGACGTATCTCCTAAGATGGTATTCTCTGTCGCAACAGCACTTATCCCGTTCTTACAGAACGATGATGCAAACCGTGCACTGATGGGATCTAACATGCAGCGTCAGGCAGTGCCGCTTCTTACCACAGATGCTCCGGTAGTCGGAACAGGTATGGAGACAAAGGCAGCCGTTGACTCCGGTGTATGTGTGATCGCAAAGAAATCTGGTATCGTAGAAAGCTCTGAATCAAACCAGATCATCATTAAGAGTGATGAAGGAACCAGAGATGTATATAAACTGACGAAGTTCTCAAGAAGTAACCAGTCCAACTGTTACAACCAGAGACCGATTGTATTCAAAGGTGACCGTGTGGAAGCCGGAGAAGTGATCGCAGATGGTCCGTCTACTTCAAACGGAGAGTTAGCACTTGGAAAGAACCCGTTGATCGGATTCATGACCTGGGAAGGTTACAACTACGAGGATGCCGTTCTGTTAAGTGAGAGACTGGTACAGGATGATGTTTATACATCTATCCATATCGAGGAATACGAAGCAGAAGCACGTGATACAAAACTCGGACCGGAAGAGATCACAAGAGATGTTCCTGGTGTCGGTGATGATGCGTTAAAAGATCTTGATGAGAGAGGTATCATCCGTATCGGTGCAGAGGTTCGTGCCGGTGATATCTTAGTCGGAAAAGTTACTCCGAAGGGAGAGACAGAACTGACTGCTGAGGAGAGACTGCTTCGTGCGATTTTCGGTGAGAAGGCAAGAGAAGTACGTGATACTTCCTTAAAGGTACCACATGGTGAATATGGTATCGTAGTTGATGCAAAGGTATTTACAAGAGAAAACGGTGATGAGTTATCTCCTGGTGTAAATCAGGCAGTCCGCATTTATATTGCACAGAAGAGGAAGATCTCTGTCGGTGATAAGATGGCTGGTCGTCATGGTAACAAGGGTGTCGTTTCCCGTGTACTTCCTGTTGAGGATATGCCATTCCTGCCAAACGGACGTCCGCTTGATATCGTATTAAATCCTCTTGGTGTGCCGTCCCGTATGAACATTGGTCAGGTCCTTGAGATTCACTTAAGTCTTGCTGCAAAAGCACTTGGATTTAACATCGAGACACCGGTATTCGATGGCGCGAAAGAGATTGATATCCAGGATACACTTGAGCTTGCAAATGACTATGTAAATATGCCGTTTGATGCTGCAGAAGCAGAAAAAGAAGGCAAAACAGAGAACTTTGAAGAAAAATATAAAGATATATTAAGAGAAGACGTTATGAAGTATCTTTCTGACAACCGTGCACACCGTGCACTGTGGAAAGGCGTTCCGATCTCCCGCGACGGAAAGGTTCAGCTTCGTGACGGACGTACCGGAGAGCCGTTTGATTCACCGGTTACCATTGGACACATGCATTATCTGAAACTCCACCATCTGGTAGATGATAAGATCCATGCACGTTCTACTGGTCCTTACTCCTTAGTAACGCAGCAGCCGTTAGGTGGTAAAGCACAGTTCGGTGGACAGCGTTTCGGAGAGATGGAGGTTTGGGCACTGGAAGCATACGGTGCATCCTATACCTTACAGGAGATCTTAACAGTAAAATCCGATGATGTTGTCGGACGTGTTAAGACTTACGAAGCAATTATTAAGGGTGATAATATCCCTGAACCGGGTATCCCAGAGTCTTTCAAGGTTCTGTTAAAAGAGCTTCAGTCACTTGGTCTGGATGTCAAAGTCTTAGATGAGGACAGAAACGAAGTAGAGCTGATGGAGACAAGCGAATACGGCAATACAGATTTGAATTCCATTATTTCCGGAGATAAGGATTTTGCATTTGAGGACAGTGATTCCTTTGCAAAGATGGGATTCTCACAGAAAGAGTTCAATGCGGAAAATGAAGAACTCGTAGATGTGGATGAGGAACCGGAGGAAGATGAGGATGATTCCGACTTTTTCGACGATGCAGAAGAAAATACTCTTGACGAAGAATAA